The window aagatgAGACAGCTTAATTTAAGAGATCAagaataattgttattttaatgtcAATCTGTTCTTGTAAGTTTTATATCACTGTGTTCATACTGTTAATTTTTCACtcaaatttatgtttaatttttttcagatgcaTATCTAGGTGATATTTTTGGGCAATTTCTCAGTTTTATAGTAGATTAAACAGTATTTATTTCTACAGCTCCTGCAATAAGCAGTTTTGTCAATTTGAAAGTCTCTTGTATAATACTTataggagagagagcaagcactgGTTCTGTACATTTGGAGGCTTGACACATTTTAGGATCGTGTCTGATTTTTTGATTTCCTCAGCACATACGGATTTTTTTtacaatcctttttttctttttttttttaagattattcgagagagagagagagaacacaagcagaaggggcagagagaaatctcaagcagactctgtgctgagcacagagcccaattcaggactcagTCTTATGACTCttactgagccaaaaccaaaagtcggaTGCTAAGCTgacgagccacccagacaccttaGCATACTCATTTTAATAAACCTAAGCAACACAAAATTAGGCAGTCCTGTTAGAAGcaattattagatattttatacTGGTCTTCCCTTCCATTGGAAAGGAAAACTGGAAGTCGATAATGTTTTCTCTGGTTCATTTTCAGGCATGTTCATTGTATATAATTTATTGTGTTAATCAGAATTTATAGAGCCATTGAATATCTTTTGCATAAAATTggcacattttgttttatttttttaggcaaCAGCTGAAGCTAATAATCTTGCTGCAGTAGCAGGAGCAAGAGAGATCTATTGCAAAAGTATGGAGCAGGTTTGTAACCAACATTTAAATTTGACACTAGAGTAAgaggatttttacatttaaaataattgaactaATTTGTGCTCTGCATGGATTATCACGTTATATCAGTCACTGATTCCCCTTTACCATCTCTACTGCAAATAAACTGAGAATATAATTCACATGGTTGGAGTGCAGGATACAGGTGGCAAGTTATTATATAAATTGTACTAAAATAGTTTTGACACATGATTCAGAGTGCTCTTATTAGTATCTTATGATGTAATATCAGTTTAAGGCCAATAACAACTTCTGTGCTAATCTTGCTAACTCAAAcattaaaatacctttttttctcttttttacccaCTCTGTGCCAGCAGTCTTTTTGTATTCTAATGGTGTGTTGGTGGGTCAATGAAGTCAGCTATAGATAGCAGTATaattttttctgtctttactGGGATTCTTTATTTTGCCCAAGTAAGTTAAACATATAAGAAGTAACTTATGTGTAGGTTATTATGAACAAGTTTAAAACTCAACCATGTAGGTGGCTTGACTTTGAGACTAAAAACTGTGAGCAGGGAACTTCTTCCCAAATATAAATTACTTCTAGCCTGTAATGTGTCCTCCTGTAATTCTGTCTGTACAGGTATGTGGTGGGGACAAGCCTTACATTGCACCTTCAGATCTGGAGCGAAAACACCTGGATCTCAAGGAAGTGGCGATTAAACAGTTCCGTTCAGTAAAAAAAATGGGTGGAGATGAATTCTGCCATCGTTATCAGGACCAGCTTGAAGCTGAAATCGAAGAAACCTATGCAAATTTTATAAAGCACAATGATGGCAAAAATATCTTCTATGCTGCTCGTACCCCTGCCACACTGTTTGCAGTCATGTTTGCTATGTATATAATCTCAGGACTGACTGGCTTCATTGGCCTAAACTCTATAGCCGTCTTGTGTAACCTTATCATGGGGTTAGCACTGACATCTCTTTGTACTTGGGCATATGTAAAGTACTCTGGGGAGTTCAGAGAAATTGGAACAATGATTGATCAGATTGCTGAAACACTGTGGGAACAGGTTGGTATCTATCTTTTGGTTTTTCAGTGACTAATCTCATCCCTGTGACACTTCCCCACCCTTCTGCAGTATTTGCACACCTACTTTTCTTTTGTATGAGGAATGTCAAGaggatgttttctgttttgtttggttgtataatctgaatataaaaatgaaccggagaaattttttcttaaagtcatAAATAATTATAGTGTGCTTTGATTAGCTTAAATCTGTTATATCCTTGGATAGATTCTTAGTCATGGGCCTGATTATGCCACATGATGGGCAAGGCCagagtctctaaggaattttttcttagaggaaagaaaatagaatcggtataaggaaaagaaatttggaagtgCAGTGctttaagaaagcaaaagaagtcTCTTACTAACACTGGCAAGAAGCAATGCATGCTTATTTGAGGAAAAATAGTGGATGGCATTCAGGTCTTTGTTGCCATCCATGAAGATAGTGGTGATTTGCTGATGTACTACAAGGAACAATCTTGTAGAGATTTCTTTTACCAAAGGAATTTTGTTTGACTTCTGTACTATGGAAACACTACACTCTGAACAAAGCAAAGCACTACAAAGAGAACCAGCTTCTCTTAATCGTAATCTTTTACCTCAGCCAGAATTCAAATCATAATATTTTACCTCAAACCAGAATTCAGAGTCGGGCCTGACAAGAATCTACTAAGGAAAGCCATGTTGTATATTGGCCAACTGTGTGCTGGAATTGCCTGTGTTGAGAAAATTCCATTCAAGGATGTTATTAAAATGATCATCGTGAAATACTTGAGCATCATGTCAAGGATCAGAAGGAAAGCTGCAGTTATTATTGATGGACAGTATAATAATGgcattttcaaatatcatttctGGGCCGATGAAGTAATTGGGCTTATTTCGAAGATCTAGGATATGCAGGTTCATGTTGGTTTTGGCCTTAAGTTTAAAGACTGATGAAGTAAATCATTTTTTGAAGGTTGATTGGGTATTGATTTTTCTTGTAATAATGTCATTATCTTATAAAGTGACCCACTATATTAATttggattttgtatttattcttcagagaaatgCTTGATTTATTTGGATCTGATTTGGAAGCTTGTGTTTggatatttgttaaatttaaccttttatctaaaaaaatctCACTCTTCATATTCCTTTGATATCTTCTAATAGAGGATGGATTAAAAGCTATCAAcaatctcactttaaaaaaaaatacctactttaaaattttggaCCATTACTAATTTTCTGCAGCATGAATTTTAATCATTGTacagtgttttcttttgaaagcCAGTCATTCTCCTATATAGCATTGATTCTAGGACTTTAGAGGTGccattattacaaaataattaaatggaagaaTCTAAAGtgtgtaaaattattttcagtgtaGTGAAGGTAAGTTGATCACTAGTCAGAGATCTGTGCTGTGTCAACAAACCTTGCCTAAATTTTcttgcatttctcttttcttttgcttcagaGGAGTCCCAGGAAGGTGAGAAACCCACAAAGTCTCCGATTCTTGTAGTCTTAAACTCTTTAACTTCAAGGCACTCTGAGTCATTGTCCTAACGAATCACTCCATGTTTTAGGTGTTTTCCAAACTGTTTGAAGTTACTAGACGTCGAATGGTCCATCGTGCTCTTTCATCAGCACAGCGACAGAGACTGTCATCCAacaataacaagaagaaaaattagacagtatttttaacttttttctctatCTGAAGTATTCCCACTAATACATGTAGGACAATAAGCAGGACCGTCTGGGCCGGTCTGCATAAATGCTGTATACTTACCAGATTTGATGCTGCATATAGGGTATGGAATTGCACATCCGTCTCCTAGGAATTGTAAATGGTTTGAATAGGAGGAAACTAGTTTTTGTTGCATTATCAGATGTCTAACTGCATTATTTGTAGCATCATAGCTTTTTTTTGGGAGAAGCATCTTTTTATTTCCCACATTTCTGgttattttcttcattgctttgaattgaatttttatatctatttttatatgtaactctttttttacctcatgtttttatttgttttgcacATTTCTCATACCACAGGTATTGAAGCCCCTGGGTGATAATTTGATGGAGGAAAACATAAGGCAGTCTGTAACAAACTCTATCAAAGCAGGCCTGACTGACCAGGTGTCTCATCATGCCAGATTAAAGACAGACTGACAATTCATCTCCTCATGGACTCCACTCTCCCTTTTTTCATGCTTGCTGTACAAtgagaactcaaataaaaataaaccaaagtttACAATCAACTGTAGAAGTAGTTTAGTATAACTGGCTTCACAGATGGCTGCCACAGAGTGTGAAAATTGTTTGTTGGTTTTAAGCATTCTGTTCTTGGCTCCTAAGACATGGAGATTGGCTGAGGAGCATTAGTTTATCATGCACATTTGTgccatgtttcttttattttcttttccttttaatctaaTGTTAGTGAAATTTGTCTTATGTAAAAGGATATttcagggaaatattttaaaaaatctatttagagTCTCTTTAACACCAGTGTCccattgaaattttaatttttagtgacGTTATGAATCACTGTATCAAGAATCAGAATGACAATGAAGCCTTTATTGAGCCACTACATTAAAAGTATATATTGCTTTACTGCCTTCAATACCAGTATTACATAAGTGCATGTATCAGAAAATTCACAGAAATTACATGACAACTCTTGTAGCTAAGAAAGTGATTCTGAGGTGTACATTTgtcttgcctttttaaatttataaacctGCCCTAAAAGGAGATGCATATCTGGGAAACTGAACTGTCTTTATGCAGTTTAGCCTTCATGTACATAAAATATGCCATTAATTTTATTGGGGGAGAAATTCCATCCAAAAATGTTGCCTACAGCTATGAGTTAAGAGTGTCTGTACAGTGtgtagcttttattttctaaaatcacaGATAGGGCAtgtatatgaattataaatatataaatacgaTTTTGTATTAAAAGTTTTGTAGTTTATGGCAAAATCTGGTTCTGTGGTAGGCTAAGTACAGTCCCTGTGAAGGAATGTTTGTGGCTCATGTCAGTGTGTGAATGCATAGACAATTTGAAGTTTTTGATATATTTGTGATATTTATCTTCTTGAGCACTGCaatctcaccccccccccccaagggaaTTCAATGGGAATGTTTATTGTGACTTTGTCCTCTGttgcattttaaagttatttcctgtaatttattttcagtacataattaaaaatt of the Vulpes lagopus strain Blue_001 chromosome 5, ASM1834538v1, whole genome shotgun sequence genome contains:
- the ATL2 gene encoding atlastin-2 isoform X2 — translated: MDTQGAFDSQSTIKDCATVFALSTMTSSVQVYNLSQNIQEDDLQHLQLFTEYGRLAMEEIYQKPFQTLMFLIRDWSYPYEHSYGLEGGKQFLEKRLQVKQNQHEELQNVRKHIHNCFSNLGCFLLPHPGLKVATNPSFDGRLKDIDEDFKRELRNLVPLLLAPENLVEKEISGSKVTCRDLVEYFKAYIKIYQGEELPHPKSMLQATAEANNLAAVAGAREIYCKSMEQVCGGDKPYIAPSDLERKHLDLKEVAIKQFRSVKKMGGDEFCHRYQDQLEAEIEETYANFIKHNDGKNIFYAARTPATLFAVMFAMYIISGLTGFIGLNSIAVLCNLIMGLALTSLCTWAYVKYSGEFREIGTMIDQIAETLWEQVLKPLGDNLMEENIRQSVTNSIKAGLTDQVSHHARLKTD